The Lycium ferocissimum isolate CSIRO_LF1 chromosome 8, AGI_CSIRO_Lferr_CH_V1, whole genome shotgun sequence DNA segment GATATCTTATCTTTACCTGAAGTTCAGCTAATTTCTCACGGATTTGCATATATCCCAAATGAAGCTTTCCTCCAAAATGATCAGCTAAACGACGATCActggaaggaaaagaaaagtaagaataACCAGATTTTACAAGTACTCTATCCAATAGCTCTAAGAAATAAAATTGTGTAGATAATAGCAAATGAAGTTGCCCCCATAACTTTCTGGCTAAACATAACATGATTGAAAAATTAACACAGAAAAGACGCACATTATTTAGCGGCAAAAGTTTATCCTCGAAAAACTGGGCCCAAAAAGCCTGCTGGTGACAAGGAGTACAATGGCCATGTCAAAAACTGAAGCTCACAATACTTCAAAGTAGCTTTTTGTTTTCCCTAAAACAGCTACTTGGCAAatattccaaaagatgaaacgGAAAGGGAACATTTACCTGTCATAAACACTTAAGAAAGCTCCACAAATATCGCAGACGCGGAGCTTCTGATCAGTCTGCAAAAGTTATAATTTACATGTCAGGGATAGTAAATTCATATCAAGACCACATCCTGAGATTCATCAGAGCAGGAATATATGTAAGAACAGCAACAGACAGCACTCTTTGCAAATTCTGTCTGCTCACTCATATACATGTGCCCACTTGAGGCAGTAATTTTGGTACTTCAAAGTGCAGCTAAAACACACTCCAGTTTTTTATTTAACTTAGGTTCTTAAGATATTCTTGAGAGTTCGTCTGTTTTAACAAAATGCTAGCAAGCTGTTTCATTAGCATCAGGAAGTATGAAGATAGAAGAGAGCGTTTTAACAAAATGCTAGCAGCCGTTTCATTAGCTATGAAGATAGAAGagagcttcttcttcttcttcaatgctaGCAAGCCGTTTCATTAGCATCAGGAAGTATGAAGATAGAAGAGAGctgcttcttttttcttttctttttttttttttttttttttttgtgataagGAAAGATAGAAGAGAGCTTCTTATTGACTTGTTAACAGCTAGAAAAGGCTCCTTATGCAGGCTTAGGCTACGAACAATATGGTAGGTAATCATTCTCCAGGCTTTGGAAAATAAATTGTTGCCATCAAAACCTCAGTATAGTACTACACAATCGAAAAAAGAGGTGTTAGAATTCTTTCTTCCAGAGGTCGCTACTAAATTGGCAAAAGAATGACAGAAAACCAAGATTTATAGAAAGATGTTGGTAACTATAAAGAAGATGGTGTCAAGTGTCAGGCAACATACAGGAAGAACCTATTACCCACTACCCAACCATGCGTTCAAAAAATTATCACATTTtggcccttctttttttttcaagggaTCATctgaataaattttaaaataagattatcaCTCACTTAGATTAAAATAAGGAgaaatgacaacaaaaaataatgGTTATCAGAGCTAGAAAAATGACTTACAATCCGCACATCAACTGCAGTGTACTTTGAAGAATCCTGAGCAGGTTCTTGCCTCACAGGCAGCTGAATGAAGTAGATGGGCATATCAAGTAGAGAAGTGTTAAATGCAGTCGAACTGGAAGGGGAAGTGTTTTAAgcccaaaaacaacaacaatagagAAAGATAACATGGGCAAATTGAACACTAAAAAGGTATGATCAAGAACAATTGAAGTACAGACAGAACTGTTTGGCAACCTTCTTAAGAGCTTCCGCCTCTTCCAATGCTTTCTGAGCTTCATCAACCATCCCTTGTTCACCTAGATACCAGAGTAGATGGAAAATtgtaagataagaaagaaaaatttgagCAAAACCAAACCATGCTATACAGCCCgcctttttttaataaattaggtaacttcaaaaaaaattaagtgcACCAAGATGGTACGAAAAAACTGTAAAAGGTGCAGAATTCATCATTGAGCTCCCAAAAATTTGGGTATATTTTCTTTGCCTAGATAGAGCAGATATATAAAGTAATCCTGGTGTAATACATTTTGAGGctcaaaacccaaaaatgcTTTCCGTCTTTGCTTAAATCAGTTCTATGACAACTTCTATTAATGCATTCCTTTACTAATCAGAGAATATGTGCAATTGATTTTCTCTTTGCCTCCCATTACATGCATTTTCATCAGAAAATTGAGCTCAGAGTAACAAATCATACATAGAGATTTGACAATGATCCCTCAATAAGGAAGCCAAATAAATTGGAATGGACATAGATTTATTTCAAACTTTTGCAGCAGAATATGGTTTCTCTTATATCAAGGTACAATTGTCCAGCAATGATGTTAGAACAaatcttttcatatttgcagGTAAAAGCACAAGCATCATCTCCCACTTCAGTCATATAATCACCCTGCCATTTCCCATGTATTTACCCATGACAATCTCAAGGTTGTATTAAAACCCAAACTTAACTCATTATTTTTTCCTGCTGTTACTTTCCTTTTCGACTGCCCATACGTACGTGCATGGACATAAACCAAAATAATGAGAATACTATATCCAGAAAGAGTCAACATAATAGATTAATAGAGCAtatcaaaagtgaattataaTACTTGCAGAAGAAAAAGTGGAAGAGTTGTAAAACAACGCCAATTTAGAGCTATATAGAAATTTAGATTTCAACATACCCAGATCTTCTGCTTTCTTCAGTTTCTCATTTATCATTTCCTGTATACGAGGATCTGGAGTAGATGCAGGCAAGGGTGCTAACTGTGGAGCATTCTGAAGTGGCTGCGGCAAAGATGCTCGATCTTTGTTGAATGCATCCAAAAGGAGCATCGACTGCCATTGGATAAAAGAAGACAGCTATGAGTTCTGACCAGAAACACTACAACCATGTGAACGATTAAGTACAGCAATGTCATTAATTTTCGCCTATGTTGACTAATTGGCAAAGTCATTCAATGTCTCTAAATTCCCCTGATACCTGTTTGTCGGCTCTCTTAGTTCGGAGCTCTTCAACCTCTTCCAAAGCTCGAATTTTCATATCTGTCTTGCCTTCAAGATCTGCAAAGAAGTTAGATTGTTCAAGAACTTGGCCAAATCAAAAGGAAGCTTTCAGCTTTTTTCATCAGATAGA contains these protein-coding regions:
- the LOC132067993 gene encoding uncharacterized protein LOC132067993 isoform X3 — translated: MDAIRKQLDVLMGANRNGDVTEVDRKYFDREVCRLFLAGLCPHELFQLTKMDMGPCPKVHSLQLRKEYEEAKAKGQDNYDRDLEDLIDRLIVECDRKITRALKRLDEEDAKAAIAISVSEVTLTPEIDELSKQIKEKLKEADVHDLEGKTDMKIRALEEVEELRTKRADKQSMLLLDAFNKDRASLPQPLQNAPQLAPLPASTPDPRIQEMINEKLKKAEDLGEQGMVDEAQKALEEAEALKKLPVRQEPAQDSSKYTAVDVRITDQKLRVCDICGAFLSVYDRLFGPSFSRINFCR
- the LOC132067993 gene encoding uncharacterized protein LOC132067993 isoform X2 gives rise to the protein MDAIRKQLDVLMGANRNGDVTEVDRKYFDREVCRLFLAGLCPHELFQLTKMDMGPCPKVHSLQLRKEYEEAKAKGQDNYDRDLEDLIDRLIVECDRKITRALKRLDEEDAKAAIAISVSEVTLTPEIDELSKQIKEKLKEADVHDLEGKTDMKIRALEEVEELRTKRADKQSMLLLDAFNKDRASLPQPLQNAPQLAPLPASTPDPRIQEMINEKLKKAEDLGEQGMVDEAQKALEEAEALKKLPVRQEPAQDSSKYTAVDVRITDQKLRVCDICGAFLSVYDSRLFGPSFSRINFCR